Proteins co-encoded in one Quercus robur chromosome 8, dhQueRobu3.1, whole genome shotgun sequence genomic window:
- the LOC126694879 gene encoding cyclic nucleotide-gated ion channel 4 produces MASEQEISHASHMHHMTDDDNSNSEEEELASEEEEEVDDEDDDEIGKESSRGACENMYFMFGSRRRGRWSWGQVLDPRAKWVQEWNRVFLLVCATGLFVDPLFFYALSISDTCMCLFIDGWFAITVTVLRCMTDALHVWNMWLHLKMAKRSFAVEGTTGLRDTNARSVALHYLKGKKGFLFDLFVILPLPQFVLWVAIPSLLEKGDVTTVMTVFLIIFLFQYLPKIYHSVCLLRRMQNLSGYIFGTVWWGIALNLIAYFVASHAAGACWYLLGIQRAAKCLKHQCRATNSCGLRILSCREPIYYGTTRMVSDRATVAWAENKQARSACLENSQNYDYGAYQWTVQLVTNDSRLEKILFPIFWGLMTLSTFGNLESTTEWSEVVFNIIVLTSGLLLVTMLIGNIKVFLHATTSKKQAMQLKMRNVEWWMKKRRLPQGFRQRVRNYERQRWAAMRGVDECEMIRNLPEGLRRDIKYHLCLDLVRQVPLFQHMDDLVLENICDRVKSLIFTKGETITREGDPVQRMLFVVRGHLQSSQVLRDGLKSCCMLGPGNFSGDELLSWCLRRPFIERLPPSSSTLVTLETTEAFGLEADDVKYVTQHFRYTFVNEKVKRSARYYSPGWRTWAAVAIQLAWRRYKHRLTLTSLSFIRPRRPVSRCSSMGEDRLRLYTALLTSPKPNHDDFDF; encoded by the exons ATGGCTAGTGAGCAAGAAATCTCACATGCTTCACACATGCACCACATGACCGATGATGACAACAGCaatagtgaagaagaagaattagcatcagaagaagaagaagaagtggatgATGAAGATGACGATGAAATTGGAAAAGAAAGCTCTCGTGGTGCCTGTGAAAACATGTACTTCATGTTCGGGTCTCGTCGGAGGGGAAGGTGGTCATGGGGACAAGTCTTGGACCCAAGAGCCAAATGGGTCCAAGAATGGAACAGGGTGTTCCTCCTCGTGTGCGCCACTGGTCTCTTCGTAGACCCTCTCTTCTTCTACGCTCTCTCTATAAGCGACACGTGCATGTGCCTCTTCATAGATGGGTGGTTCGCCATCACAGTCACCGTGCTACGCTGCATGACTGACGCTTTGCACGTGTGGAACATGTGGTTGCATCTCAAGATGGCCAAGCGGTCCTTCGCTGTGGAAGGAACTACTGGGCTTAGAGACACCAATGCTCGCTCTGTGGCTCTCCACTACTTGAAAGGCAAGAAGGGATTTTTGTTTGATCTCTTTGTGATTCTTCCTCTACCACAG TTTGTATTATGGGTGGCGATTCCCTCTCTGCTGGAAAAAGGAGACGTTACCACCGTGATGACAGTGTTCTTAATCATCTTTCTGTTCCAATATTTACCAAAGATCTACCACTCAGTCTGTCTCTTGCGTCGAATGCAAAACCTCTCTGGCTATATTTTTGGAACTGTTTGGTGGGGAATAGCCCTCAACTTGATTGCGTATTTTGTAGCCTCGCAT GCTGCAGGAGCATGTTGGTACTTGTTGGGAATCCAAAGAGCAGCAAAGTGTCTGAAACATCAATGCAGAGCAACAAACAGTTGTGGTTTGAGAATACTATCTTGTAGAGAACCTATATATTATGGAACAACACGCATGGTGAGCGATAGAGCTACGGTGGCTTGGGCAGAGAACAAACAAGCAAGGTCTGCATGCTTAGAAAACTCCCAGAATTATGATTATGGAGCTTATCAATGGACAGTTCAACTCGTTACAAACGATAGCCGCTTGGAGAAGATACTTTTTCCTATCTTTTGGGGCCTAATGACTCTTAG CACCTTTGGCAACTTGGAGAGCACTACAGAATGGTCAGAAGTTGTCTTCAATATCATCGTTCTAACTAGTGGACTCCTTTTGGTGACTATGTTGATTGGAAATATCAAG GTGTTTCTGCACGCAACTACGTCAAAGAAGCAAGCAATGCAATTGAAAATGAGGAATGTAGAGtggtggatgaagaagaggcgCTTGCCTCAGGGATTCAGGCAACGAGTACGTAACTATGAGCGGCAGCGATGGGCGGCAATGCGTGGTGTTGATGAATGTGAGATGATTCGGAACCTCCCTGAGGGCCTTAGGAGGGACATCAAGTACCATTTGTGCTTGGACTTGGTTAGACAG GTGCCATTGTTCCAGCACATGGATGATCTGGTCCTAGAGAACATTTGTGACCGCGTGAAGTCCCTCATATTCACCAAGGGAGAAACA ATAACAAGAGAGGGTGACCCAGTTCAAAGAATGCTATTTGTAGTAAGGGGCCACTTACAAAGCAGCCAAGTGCTTAGAGATGGGCTTAAAAGTTGCTGTATGTTAGGCCCTGGAAACTTCAGTGGGGATGAGCTTCTTTCATGGTGCCTAAGAAGACCCTTTATTGAAAGACTACCACCATCTTCATCAACATTAGTCACTCTTGAAACTACTGAAGCATTTGGCCTCGAAGCCGATGATGTGAAATATGTTACGCAACATTTTCGGTACACATTTGTGAATGAGAAGGTTAAGAGGAGTGCTAGATATTATTCACCTGGATGGAGAACTTGGGCAGCAGTGGCAATTCAATTGGCTTGGAGGAGGTATAAGCACCGGTTAACGCTAACCTCTTTGTCATTCATAAGGCCTCGAAGGCCGGTGTCTCGGTGTTCTTCAATGGGAGAAGATAGACTCCGGCTCTATACGGCTTTGTTAACTTCACCAAAACCAAATCatgatgattttgatttttga